One Helianthus annuus cultivar XRQ/B chromosome 7, HanXRQr2.0-SUNRISE, whole genome shotgun sequence genomic region harbors:
- the LOC110868567 gene encoding probable magnesium transporter NIPA8 yields the protein MGEWVIGAIINLFGSIAINFGTNLLKLGHDERDRHAMLGEGIDGKTILRPIISFQSWRIGILFFAFGNALNFISFGYAAQSLLAALGSVQFVSNIAFAYFVLSKTVTVKVLVATIFIVLGNTFLVAFGNHQSPVYTQEQLAEKYSNITFLFYCLFLVVVVVMHHYVYRRGELLLAIPEKELTPYWKLLLPFSFAVVSGAVGSCSVLFAKSLSNLLRLSMSSSYRLDSWFTYSILVLFLCTAGFWMARLNEGLSQFDAILIVPMLQIAWTFFSICTGFVYFQEYQVFDALRTVMFILGMISVFIGISLLAPDDSKGEVKDSPSPSSKVNTDVERLIEDSSIKDMKSLARAMATKASAAVIRAKSACTLLLGMGDDTMHASSVFAMPMVSSKMTGFRAVNGDRSKLLSLRSPSGWNRIPVVEETVNMMDSISSEED from the exons ATGGGCGAGTGGGTGATTGGAGCTATCATCAATCTTTTTGGCAGCATTGCCATTAACTTTGGAACTAATCTTCTTAAATTGGGTCATGATGAG AGAGACAGACACGCGATGCTAGGTGAAGGTATAGACGGAAAGACAATATTGAGGCCTATTATAAGTTTCCAGTCATGGAGAATAG GTATTCTATTTTTCGCTTTTGGAAACGCTCTTAACTTTATTTCATTTGGATACGCTGCCCAG TCACTTCTTGCAGCATTGGGATCTGTACAATTTGTGTCAAACATCGCATTTGCCTACTTTGTCTTGAGCAAAACAGTAACTGTCAA AGTATTAGTTGCGACAATTTTTATCGTCCTCGGAAACACCTTTCTTGTTGCATTTGGCAATCACCAGTCACCTG TTTACACACAGGAGCAGTTGGCAGAGAAGTACAGTAACATTACCTTCCTTTTTTACTGTCTATTTTTGGTGGTAGTGGTTGTCATGCATCACTACGTATACAG GAGAGGTGAATTGCTGCTTGCTATCCCAGAGAAAGAACTAACGCCCTACTGGAAACTACTGCTTCCGTTTTCGTTTGCTGTTGTTTCCGGGGCCGTaggatcgtgttcggttcttttTGCAAAGTCACT TTCGAATCTTTTAAGATTGTCCATGTCAAGTTCGTATCGCCTGGATAGCTGGTTCACGTATTCGATTCTTGTATTGTTTCTATGTACTGCTGGATTTTGG ATGGCAAGGTTGAATGAAGGATTATCACAGTTTGATGCTATACTTATAGTCCCCATGCTTCAGATCGCTTGGACCTTTTTCTCAATTTGTACTGGATTTGTGTATTTCCAGGAATATCAg GTCTTTGATGCGTTGAGGACTGTGATGTTTATTCTGGGAATGATTTCCGTATTCATAGGAATTTCATTGCTGGCACCCGATGACTCTAAAG GAGAAGTCAAGGATAGTCCGTCTCCCTCATCAAAAGTCAACACGGATGTAGAAAG GTTGATTGAAGACTCGTCAATCAAGGATATGAAGTCGCTTGCAAGAGCAATGGCAACAAAAGCCTCAGCTGCAGTTATCAGAGCAAAG AGTGCTTGCACGCTGTTGTTGGGAATGGGAGATGATACAATGCATGCATCATCAGTTTTTGCAATGCCTATggtttcatccaaaatgacggGATTCAGAGCAGTGAACGGTGACCGGTCAAAGTTGCTGTCCTTGAGAAGCCCATCG